One genomic region from Thermoleptolyngbya sichuanensis A183 encodes:
- the arsB gene encoding ACR3 family arsenite efflux transporter: protein MSFEKSSSPASSVRAGNRLSIFERYLTLWVFLCILGGIALGRLFPNVAIALDRMSVYQVSVPIAICLFFMMYPIMVKIDFSQAKRAARTPRPVLLTLVVNWFIKPFTMVAFAQFFLGYLFRPLITGTEVIRGSEISLANSYIAGTILLGIAPCTAMVLMWGYLSFGNQGLTLVMVAVNSLVMLFLYAPLGRWLLAANNLSVPWETIVLSVLVYVGLPLLAGAISRTWILRNKGKVWFERVFLRYLSPVAVVALLTTLVLLFAFKGDLIVQNPLHILLIAVPLFVQTNFIFLISYGAAQKLGLSYEDAAPAAMIGASNHFEVAIATAVTLFGLNSGAALATVVGVLIEVPVMLMLVEVCKRTAFWFPREPEKATLPDPRCIRNLPQNPL from the coding sequence ATGTCATTTGAAAAGTCCTCCTCTCCTGCCAGTTCGGTTCGAGCTGGCAATCGTCTTAGCATCTTTGAGCGCTACCTGACGCTGTGGGTGTTTCTGTGCATTCTGGGGGGTATTGCGCTGGGCCGCCTGTTTCCCAATGTGGCGATCGCCCTCGACCGCATGAGTGTTTATCAGGTGTCCGTTCCAATTGCCATTTGCCTGTTCTTCATGATGTATCCCATCATGGTAAAAATTGATTTTTCGCAGGCAAAGCGGGCCGCTCGAACGCCGCGCCCGGTGCTGCTAACGCTGGTGGTGAACTGGTTCATCAAGCCGTTCACAATGGTCGCCTTTGCCCAATTCTTTTTGGGATACCTGTTCCGTCCGCTGATTACTGGAACAGAAGTGATCCGGGGCAGTGAAATCTCGCTGGCAAACTCCTACATTGCGGGAACAATTTTGCTGGGCATTGCGCCCTGCACGGCGATGGTGCTGATGTGGGGTTACCTGTCCTTTGGCAATCAGGGTTTGACGCTGGTAATGGTAGCGGTCAATTCTCTGGTCATGCTGTTTCTCTACGCACCGCTGGGCCGCTGGCTGTTGGCGGCAAACAATCTCTCGGTTCCGTGGGAAACGATTGTGCTGTCGGTGCTGGTTTACGTGGGGCTGCCGCTGTTGGCAGGAGCCATTTCGCGCACCTGGATCTTGCGAAACAAGGGCAAGGTCTGGTTTGAGCGCGTGTTTTTGCGTTATCTCAGCCCGGTGGCAGTGGTAGCGCTGCTGACGACGCTGGTGCTGCTGTTTGCCTTCAAGGGCGACTTGATCGTGCAAAATCCGCTGCATATTTTGCTGATTGCAGTGCCGCTGTTTGTGCAGACGAACTTTATTTTTCTGATTTCCTACGGGGCAGCCCAAAAACTGGGCCTCTCTTACGAAGACGCGGCTCCGGCAGCGATGATCGGTGCGAGTAACCATTTTGAAGTGGCGATCGCCACGGCCGTCACGCTCTTCGGCCTCAACTCTGGCGCGGCGCTGGCGACCGTGGTGGGCGTGCTGATCGAAGTGCCCGTCATGCTAATGCTGGTGGAAGTTTGCAAGCGCACAGCGTTCTGGTTTCCCCGTGAACCGGAAAAAGCGACGCTACCCGACCCTCGATGTATTCGGAATTTGCCGCAGAACCCGCTATGA
- the arsJ gene encoding organoarsenical effux MFS transporter ArsJ: MTATQAANVKNYALVTLAYWGFTLTDGALRMLVLLYFNEIGYTPLEIAFLFLFYEIFGIVTNFLGGWIGSQLGLKVTLYAGIALQVLALLMLSFLNRDWAQWFAVLYVMVSQAFSGIAKDLTKMSSKSAIRLVVPQEAQSSLFKWVAVLTGSKNALKGVGFFLGAALLSLFGFERSLWIMAAGLALILLTGFFLPSGMGKIKSKVKFTQLFSKSREINILSLARFFLFGSRDVWFVVGLPVFLRSVLGWSFFQAGGFLACWVIGYGIIQFLAPTLLRRFNGGQPPRAVTIQFWTLILTAVPAAIALGLTTNLPPDAVIVVGLMLFGIIFAFNSAVHSYLVLAFTDDDKVALNVGFYYMANSAGRLAGTVLSGLIYQLFGLVGCLWVSSLFVLAAWLIELRLPDPKPMPSVAWKGGDGD; encoded by the coding sequence ATGACTGCTACCCAAGCTGCCAACGTCAAAAACTACGCTCTTGTCACCTTGGCCTATTGGGGCTTTACGCTGACAGACGGGGCGCTGCGGATGCTGGTGCTGCTGTATTTCAACGAAATTGGCTATACGCCGCTGGAAATTGCGTTTCTGTTCCTGTTTTACGAAATCTTCGGCATTGTCACCAACTTTTTGGGCGGCTGGATTGGGTCGCAACTGGGTCTAAAGGTGACGCTGTATGCAGGCATTGCGTTGCAGGTTCTGGCGCTGCTGATGCTGTCGTTCTTGAACCGCGACTGGGCGCAGTGGTTTGCAGTGCTGTATGTGATGGTGTCGCAGGCGTTTTCGGGAATCGCCAAAGACCTGACCAAGATGAGTTCCAAGAGCGCGATTCGGCTAGTCGTGCCGCAGGAGGCGCAGTCGTCGCTGTTCAAATGGGTGGCAGTGCTAACGGGTTCCAAAAACGCGCTGAAGGGTGTGGGCTTTTTCCTGGGGGCGGCGCTGCTGTCGCTGTTTGGGTTTGAGCGATCGCTCTGGATCATGGCGGCGGGTCTGGCGCTGATCCTGCTGACGGGCTTTTTCCTGCCCAGCGGCATGGGCAAAATCAAGTCCAAGGTCAAATTTACGCAGCTTTTTTCCAAGAGTCGGGAAATTAATATCCTGTCACTAGCGCGGTTTTTCCTGTTCGGTTCGCGTGACGTGTGGTTTGTCGTGGGGCTTCCGGTCTTCCTGCGGAGCGTGCTGGGTTGGTCGTTCTTTCAGGCGGGCGGCTTCCTGGCTTGCTGGGTGATCGGCTATGGGATTATTCAATTCCTCGCGCCGACTCTGTTGCGTCGCTTTAATGGTGGACAGCCGCCCCGCGCCGTGACGATTCAGTTTTGGACGCTGATTCTGACGGCCGTTCCAGCGGCGATCGCCCTCGGTCTGACCACTAATCTTCCCCCTGATGCGGTGATTGTAGTGGGACTGATGCTCTTTGGCATCATCTTTGCGTTCAATTCAGCCGTTCATTCCTATCTCGTGTTGGCGTTCACCGATGATGACAAGGTAGCGCTGAATGTTGGGTTTTACTACATGGCAAACTCGGCGGGGCGACTAGCGGGAACGGTGCTATCGGGTTTGATCTATCAGCTTTTTGGGCTGGTGGGCTGTCTTTGGGTGTCGAGCCTGTTTGTGTTGGCGGCCTGGCTCATTGAGTTGCGCCTGCCCGACCCCAAGCCGATGCCGTCTGTAGCCTGGAAAGGCGGCGATGGAGATTAG
- a CDS encoding ArsJ-associated glyceraldehyde-3-phosphate dehydrogenase: MTATQASSIKVGINGFGRIGRLALRAAWDWPELEFVHINEVKGGADCAAHLLKFDSVHGRWGHEVVAERDDRIRINDQSLSFSEHSSPSEVPWEEYGVDLVLEASGKFRTVETLEPYFKRGVQKVIVAAPVKTGALNVVMGVNDHLYNPAEHHLLTAASCTTNCLAPVVKVIHEGIGIRHGVITTVHDHTNTQTIVDAPHKDLRRARATGMSLIPTTTGSATAIALIYPELKGKLNGLAVRVPLLNASLTDCVFEVARPTTIQEVNQLLKTASETAPLNGILGYEERPLVSIDYKDDPRSSIIDALSTMVIDDTQVKILAWYDNEWGYANRMAELAKKVAVLRA, translated from the coding sequence ATGACCGCTACACAAGCTTCTTCCATTAAAGTTGGCATCAATGGCTTTGGCCGAATTGGACGACTGGCGTTGCGGGCAGCCTGGGACTGGCCCGAACTGGAGTTTGTCCACATCAACGAGGTCAAAGGCGGGGCAGACTGCGCGGCGCATCTGCTGAAGTTCGACTCGGTGCATGGGCGCTGGGGGCATGAGGTGGTGGCGGAAAGAGATGACCGTATTCGCATTAACGACCAGTCCCTTAGCTTTAGCGAACACAGCAGCCCTAGCGAGGTGCCCTGGGAAGAGTATGGTGTAGACCTGGTGCTAGAAGCGTCGGGCAAGTTTCGCACGGTGGAAACGCTGGAGCCGTATTTCAAACGCGGTGTGCAGAAGGTGATTGTGGCGGCTCCGGTGAAAACGGGGGCGCTGAATGTGGTGATGGGCGTGAATGATCACCTCTACAACCCTGCTGAGCATCACCTGCTAACGGCGGCTTCTTGCACTACGAACTGCCTGGCTCCCGTAGTAAAGGTGATTCACGAAGGCATTGGGATCAGGCACGGTGTGATTACCACTGTCCACGACCACACCAACACGCAGACAATCGTAGACGCGCCCCACAAAGACCTGCGCCGCGCCCGCGCCACGGGGATGTCGCTGATCCCCACGACGACGGGTTCTGCAACGGCGATCGCCCTCATCTATCCCGAACTCAAAGGCAAGCTCAACGGCCTCGCCGTCCGCGTCCCCCTGCTCAATGCCTCCCTCACCGACTGCGTATTTGAAGTCGCCCGCCCCACAACGATCCAAGAGGTGAACCAACTGCTCAAAACTGCTTCCGAAACTGCCCCGCTGAACGGCATCCTCGGCTACGAAGAGCGCCCCCTCGTCTCCATTGACTACAAAGACGATCCCCGCTCCAGCATCATCGACGCGCTCTCCACAATGGTCATCGACGACACGCAGGTAAAAATTCTGGCGTGGTACGACAACGAGTGGGGGTATGCGAACCGGATGGCGGAACTGGCGAAGAAGGTGGCCGTCTTGCGGGCATGA
- a CDS encoding PstS family phosphate ABC transporter substrate-binding protein, whose amino-acid sequence MQNSLVRYSLVRYSVMAIATSLTIAACSVPTPPVITESPGVPAATDTTGKPVAPAEAIITIDGSSTVYPITDEVVKEYAFERKDYPEVKVAFSGTSAGFRKFCAGETDISNASRPINRREMDACKAAGVRYYELPVAYDALTVAVHRDNNWVDSLTVAELKKIWEPSAEGRITRWNQVRSTFPDRPLELYGAGSDSGTFDYFTEAIVGETGASRKDYTASENDYDLVRGVRNNPNALGYFGLAYFEESRTLLRAVPIDNGAGPVEPSAEAVREGTYQPLARPLFIYVNADSVEKNPKLKEFVEYYLNNGRFLARVVGYVPLPDEVYNIALTHFQTGKVGTVFGGAAPTDLKLEDLLQKEAAF is encoded by the coding sequence ATGCAAAATTCTTTGGTTCGATATTCTCTGGTTCGATATTCAGTGATGGCGATCGCCACCAGCCTAACCATCGCAGCCTGTAGCGTACCCACACCACCCGTCATCACAGAATCGCCCGGAGTGCCCGCCGCCACCGACACCACCGGAAAGCCCGTCGCCCCGGCCGAGGCAATCATCACCATCGACGGTTCCAGCACGGTCTATCCCATCACCGATGAAGTCGTTAAAGAATACGCCTTCGAGCGCAAAGATTATCCAGAAGTCAAAGTTGCGTTTTCGGGAACCTCAGCAGGCTTCCGAAAATTCTGTGCAGGCGAAACCGATATCAGCAACGCCTCTCGCCCCATCAACAGGCGCGAAATGGATGCTTGCAAAGCTGCGGGCGTTCGCTACTACGAGCTACCCGTCGCCTATGATGCGCTAACGGTGGCCGTTCATCGAGACAACAACTGGGTCGATTCGCTGACCGTCGCAGAATTGAAAAAAATCTGGGAACCCAGTGCCGAAGGCCGGATTACGCGCTGGAACCAGGTGCGCTCGACCTTCCCCGATCGCCCGCTAGAACTCTACGGCGCAGGCAGCGATTCGGGTACGTTTGACTACTTCACCGAGGCAATCGTGGGTGAAACCGGAGCCAGCCGCAAGGACTACACTGCCAGCGAAAATGACTACGATCTCGTGCGCGGCGTTCGCAACAACCCCAATGCCTTGGGCTATTTCGGTCTTGCCTACTTTGAAGAAAGCCGCACGCTGCTGCGGGCAGTGCCAATCGACAACGGCGCAGGCCCGGTCGAACCCTCCGCAGAGGCGGTTCGAGAAGGGACTTATCAACCCCTGGCGCGACCGCTGTTCATCTATGTCAACGCGGATTCGGTTGAAAAGAACCCCAAGCTCAAAGAGTTTGTAGAGTACTACCTCAACAACGGCCGATTTTTGGCCAGGGTGGTAGGCTACGTGCCCCTGCCCGATGAGGTCTACAACATTGCGCTGACCCATTTCCAAACGGGTAAGGTGGGCACTGTGTTTGGAGGGGCAGCCCCCACAGATCTAAAACTGGAAGACCTGCTGCAAAAAGAAGCCGCCTTCTAA
- a CDS encoding ArsR/SmtB family transcription factor, protein MAEAIALTPAQTIAGFHALSEPLRLQIIDALRTQELCVCDLCDVLDVSQSKLSFHLKALREAGLVIARQEGRWIYYSLNLPQFALLEQFLADFRRCGQARPGRPCA, encoded by the coding sequence ATGGCTGAAGCGATCGCCCTCACTCCTGCCCAGACTATTGCCGGATTTCACGCTCTGTCGGAACCGCTGCGCCTGCAAATCATCGACGCGCTGCGGACTCAGGAACTATGCGTGTGCGATTTGTGCGACGTGCTAGATGTGTCGCAATCCAAGCTGTCGTTTCACCTCAAGGCGCTGCGCGAAGCAGGGCTGGTCATCGCTCGTCAAGAGGGTCGCTGGATATACTACAGCCTGAATCTGCCGCAATTTGCGCTATTGGAGCAGTTTTTGGCAGATTTTCGCCGCTGCGGACAGGCTCGTCCGGGTCGTCCCTGTGCCTAG
- a CDS encoding DEAD/DEAH box helicase produces MSFSDLGLTDEIVRAVTARGYTQPTPIQAQAIPAILAGHDLLASAQTGTGKTAGFTLPILHLLAASGRGASPGKPMPRVPVRSLVLTPTRELAAQVEESIREYGQFLPLRSTVVYGGVGMQPQVQRLRGRVDLLVATPGRLLDHVQQGTVDLSRVEILVLDEADRMLDMGFLPDIRRILAQLPKQRQNLLFSATFSDEIKKLASGLLHNPVTIEVAPPNATADLVAQKVYPVDRHKKRQLLTHLIQQNNWFQVLVFTRTKHGADHLVKHLGNHQIPAMAIHGNKSQAARTRALAQFKDGSLQVLVATDIASRGIDISELPHVINFELPHVPEDYVHRIGRTGRAGTEGEAASLVCVDELKLLADIEKLIRRSLPQEIVPGFEPDLNAKPEPIPNGRNRQAGGRGRSGGGSGSGSGGGQARSHSDRAPGRAAAKAGLSGRGDRPKPGSNTDSTDPGRRRSRPGSPGSRRSARRPAS; encoded by the coding sequence ATGTCCTTTTCTGATCTCGGTCTGACCGATGAAATCGTCCGTGCGGTGACTGCACGCGGCTACACTCAGCCGACTCCGATTCAAGCACAAGCCATTCCCGCCATATTAGCAGGGCACGACCTGCTGGCCAGCGCCCAAACGGGCACAGGGAAAACCGCTGGATTCACGCTGCCGATTCTGCACCTGCTGGCGGCATCGGGGCGTGGTGCTTCTCCTGGCAAGCCCATGCCGCGCGTTCCCGTGCGATCGCTCGTCCTCACGCCCACCCGCGAACTGGCCGCCCAGGTTGAAGAAAGCATTCGGGAGTATGGCCAGTTTTTGCCGCTGCGCTCCACCGTTGTCTACGGCGGCGTGGGAATGCAGCCCCAGGTGCAGCGGCTACGCGGCCGCGTTGATCTCCTGGTGGCCACGCCAGGGCGACTGCTAGACCATGTGCAGCAGGGCACGGTGGATCTGTCGCGGGTGGAAATTTTGGTGTTGGACGAAGCCGATCGCATGTTGGATATGGGCTTTTTGCCCGATATTCGCCGCATCCTGGCGCAACTACCCAAACAGAGACAGAATTTGCTGTTTTCTGCCACATTTTCCGACGAAATCAAGAAACTAGCCAGCGGGCTGCTTCATAATCCCGTCACGATTGAAGTGGCACCGCCCAACGCCACGGCTGACCTGGTGGCGCAAAAGGTGTATCCCGTCGATCGCCACAAAAAGCGCCAGCTCCTGACCCACCTGATTCAGCAGAACAACTGGTTTCAAGTTTTGGTGTTTACTCGCACCAAGCACGGCGCAGACCATCTAGTAAAGCATCTGGGCAATCATCAGATTCCCGCGATGGCGATTCATGGCAACAAAAGTCAGGCCGCCCGCACTCGCGCTCTGGCTCAGTTCAAAGACGGCAGCCTGCAAGTGCTGGTGGCAACGGACATTGCCTCTCGCGGCATCGACATTAGCGAACTGCCCCATGTGATTAACTTCGAGTTGCCGCATGTGCCAGAAGACTATGTGCATCGGATTGGGCGCACGGGGCGGGCAGGCACCGAGGGCGAGGCGGCCTCGCTGGTCTGCGTAGACGAGCTAAAGCTGCTGGCGGATATCGAAAAACTGATCCGGCGATCGCTCCCTCAGGAAATTGTCCCCGGCTTTGAACCCGACCTGAACGCCAAGCCGGAACCCATCCCTAACGGGCGCAATCGTCAGGCGGGCGGGCGCGGGCGATCGGGCGGCGGGTCAGGAAGTGGCTCAGGCGGCGGGCAAGCTCGTTCGCATTCTGACAGAGCGCCGGGTCGTGCGGCTGCCAAGGCTGGCCTGTCGGGACGGGGCGATCGCCCTAAACCCGGCAGCAACACAGACAGCACCGATCCCGGCCGCCGCCGATCTCGCCCTGGCTCTCCGGGTTCCCGTCGTTCTGCCCGTCGCCCCGCCAGCTAA
- a CDS encoding murein hydrolase activator EnvC family protein — protein MGQSRVWNRLNRLWQRRAGISSAGIALVLAVLLLGSAGMRVLAQSAVLQSGTVQSSTVQSGTVQSGAIALPTILAQASPSIDTLRQQRQQVEQKRSTLNQQRNQLENLENSAQQKLDALEDKINTTTAQIQQNEKKLKDANTRLVQLQAELEKAEERYQQQQFATVARLRFLQRQKDSSGWAVLLQSQNLNEFLERRYQLRRVYQADNQFLVDLKRQSDELVARHRAVERQKNEIALITQELQSQKAEYQQQAATQETLITRLKQDQQALEEAEEQLARDSASLANLIRQRLAAASRSRIVIRGNGIMSIPADGRLTSGFGYRVHPILGYRRFHAGIDFGAPTGTPIRAANHGVVIYSGWYGGYGRSVIVDHGNGITTLYAHASRVYVSEGQAVSRGEAIAAVGSTGFSTGPHLHFEVRKNGEPVDPLNYL, from the coding sequence GTGGGTCAATCGAGGGTCTGGAATCGTCTTAATCGCCTTTGGCAGCGTCGCGCTGGCATCTCTTCTGCGGGGATAGCGCTGGTGCTGGCGGTGCTGCTGCTGGGAAGTGCGGGAATGCGAGTTTTGGCGCAATCTGCGGTGCTTCAATCGGGGACGGTTCAATCAAGTACAGTTCAATCGGGGACGGTTCAATCGGGGGCGATCGCCCTGCCCACGATCCTTGCTCAGGCATCGCCCTCCATAGACACACTCCGGCAACAGCGGCAGCAGGTGGAGCAAAAGCGATCGACCCTGAACCAGCAGCGCAACCAGCTAGAAAATCTGGAAAACTCTGCTCAGCAAAAGCTCGATGCACTGGAAGACAAAATCAACACGACGACTGCCCAAATTCAGCAGAATGAAAAGAAGCTAAAAGATGCCAACACGCGCTTGGTTCAGCTTCAGGCTGAATTGGAAAAAGCAGAGGAGCGTTATCAGCAGCAGCAGTTTGCCACTGTGGCGCGGCTGCGCTTCTTGCAGCGACAAAAGGACAGCAGCGGTTGGGCAGTGCTGCTCCAAAGTCAAAACCTGAACGAATTTCTAGAACGGCGCTATCAGCTTCGGCGAGTCTATCAGGCAGACAACCAGTTTTTGGTGGATCTCAAGCGGCAATCGGATGAGCTAGTGGCCCGGCATCGCGCCGTCGAGCGCCAGAAAAACGAGATTGCCCTGATTACTCAGGAACTCCAGTCTCAAAAGGCGGAATATCAGCAGCAGGCTGCCACGCAGGAAACGCTGATTACCCGGCTCAAGCAGGATCAGCAAGCGCTGGAAGAAGCTGAGGAGCAGTTGGCCCGTGATTCCGCCAGTCTGGCAAACCTGATTCGCCAGCGCCTTGCCGCCGCGTCGCGCAGCCGGATTGTGATTCGCGGCAATGGTATTATGAGTATTCCTGCCGATGGGCGGCTGACCAGTGGCTTTGGCTATCGCGTCCATCCAATTTTGGGCTATCGCCGCTTTCACGCGGGCATCGACTTCGGCGCACCGACGGGCACTCCGATTCGCGCTGCCAACCACGGCGTGGTGATTTATTCGGGCTGGTATGGCGGCTACGGGCGATCGGTGATTGTCGATCATGGCAACGGCATCACCACGCTCTATGCCCATGCCAGCCGTGTGTATGTATCTGAAGGGCAGGCAGTCAGCCGGGGAGAGGCGATCGCCGCTGTGGGTTCTACGGGCTTTTCGACCGGGCCGCACTTGCATTTTGAAGTCCGCAAAAACGGTGAACCCGTTGACCCGCTGAATTACTTGTGA
- a CDS encoding LysE/ArgO family amino acid transporter has translation MNASLFIRSLLIGFSIAAPVGPIGVLCIRRTLAQGQLAGLLSGLGAATADAIYGAIAAYGLTLISAILIGQAGWFRLIGGLFLIYLGVQTFRAQPATEAASSDGKIRAAGLWGAYLSTILLTLTNPATIMSFAAVFAGLGLANSSGDPLAATVTVLGVFLGSALWWLLLSGGVSLFRASFSKTNSLQWVNRGSGIVLIAFGSVALASLLRG, from the coding sequence ATGAACGCCTCTCTCTTTATCCGGAGTCTACTAATAGGGTTTTCGATCGCCGCTCCGGTCGGCCCAATCGGCGTATTGTGCATTCGGCGAACCCTGGCTCAGGGGCAACTGGCGGGATTGCTATCAGGTTTGGGCGCGGCCACAGCAGACGCTATATATGGGGCGATCGCCGCGTACGGATTGACCCTGATCTCTGCTATCCTGATTGGTCAAGCCGGGTGGTTTCGGCTGATCGGCGGGCTGTTTCTGATTTACCTGGGGGTGCAGACCTTCCGCGCCCAGCCAGCCACAGAGGCCGCTTCGAGCGACGGCAAAATTCGGGCTGCTGGGCTATGGGGTGCCTATCTTTCGACAATTTTGTTAACGCTGACAAATCCGGCAACTATCATGTCCTTTGCGGCGGTGTTTGCTGGGCTGGGGCTGGCGAATTCTAGCGGTGACCCACTGGCGGCTACGGTAACGGTGCTGGGTGTGTTTTTGGGGTCGGCGCTGTGGTGGCTGCTGCTAAGCGGCGGTGTCAGTCTGTTTCGAGCATCCTTTTCTAAAACCAACAGCTTACAGTGGGTCAATCGAGGGTCTGGAATCGTCTTAATCGCCTTTGGCAGCGTCGCGCTGGCATCTCTTCTGCGGGGATAG
- a CDS encoding Lrp/AsnC family transcriptional regulator, whose translation MSLDDIDSKVIRHLMQNGRMTWAELATVLQLSAPAAGDRVRRLEERGVILGYTAQVDPEAAGCHLTAFIAVTLERPEHRAPFLEKVLQLTEVQECHHIAGEDDYWLKVRCQHTKDLERLVSDELKSLPGILRTRTTIVLSTVKETSVLPIRE comes from the coding sequence ATGAGCCTAGATGACATCGATTCCAAAGTGATTCGACACCTGATGCAGAACGGCCGCATGACCTGGGCCGAACTGGCGACGGTGCTGCAACTGTCGGCCCCAGCGGCGGGCGATCGCGTCCGGCGGCTAGAGGAACGCGGCGTGATTTTGGGCTACACCGCACAGGTCGATCCGGAGGCAGCAGGCTGTCACCTCACTGCCTTCATTGCCGTTACGCTGGAGCGCCCCGAACACCGCGCCCCCTTCCTCGAAAAAGTCCTGCAACTCACCGAAGTGCAGGAATGCCACCACATCGCCGGAGAAGATGACTACTGGCTGAAAGTCCGCTGCCAGCACACCAAAGATCTGGAACGCCTGGTTAGCGACGAACTCAAGAGCCTTCCTGGTATCCTCCGCACCCGCACAACGATTGTGCTGTCCACGGTGAAAGAGACGAGCGTTTTGCCCATTCGGGAGTGA
- a CDS encoding M48 family metallopeptidase, which translates to MSAKTPLIGLQSAHFRHPLDLQATQALQQLPGLDLAIRGLMGPVAEQFFQLENLASGILVSDRQLPQLHELLREACQILDLEPPQLYVRQNPTPNAYTFAMRGKQPFVVLHTSLIDLLTPEEIQAVIAHELGHLKCEHSVYLTMANIAVLAAGQLGLPLGPLVAQGLQERLLEWVRCAEFTCDRAALLVAQDARVVASVLMKLTGGSPTLASQLNLDAFLEQARAYDDLSLSDMGKMLRETQTAQRTHPVPVLRAREIDRWASSQDYEKLLHQRPIPYNEKAKSQGGWRNW; encoded by the coding sequence ATGTCTGCCAAAACGCCGCTCATTGGTCTGCAATCCGCCCACTTTCGCCACCCGCTCGATTTGCAAGCAACTCAGGCATTGCAGCAGCTTCCGGGGCTGGACTTAGCGATTCGCGGGCTGATGGGGCCGGTAGCAGAGCAGTTTTTTCAGCTAGAGAACCTAGCATCGGGGATTTTGGTGAGCGATCGCCAGTTGCCCCAGCTTCATGAACTCCTGCGAGAGGCGTGCCAGATCCTCGACCTGGAGCCGCCGCAGCTCTACGTGCGGCAAAACCCCACGCCCAACGCCTACACCTTTGCCATGCGCGGCAAGCAGCCGTTTGTGGTTCTCCACACCTCGCTGATTGATCTGCTAACCCCGGAAGAAATCCAGGCAGTGATTGCCCACGAACTGGGGCATTTGAAATGCGAACACAGCGTCTATCTGACGATGGCGAACATTGCGGTGCTGGCGGCGGGGCAACTGGGGCTGCCGCTGGGGCCGCTGGTGGCGCAGGGCTTGCAAGAGCGGCTGCTGGAATGGGTGCGCTGTGCCGAATTTACGTGCGATCGCGCTGCGTTATTGGTCGCGCAAGATGCTCGCGTAGTGGCCTCGGTGCTGATGAAGCTGACGGGCGGTTCCCCCACCCTCGCCAGCCAGCTTAACCTAGACGCATTTCTGGAACAGGCCCGCGCCTACGACGACCTCAGCCTCAGCGACATGGGCAAAATGCTGCGCGAAACCCAGACCGCCCAGCGCACCCATCCGGTTCCCGTGCTGCGGGCCCGAGAAATCGATCGCTGGGCCAGCAGCCAGGATTATGAAAAGCTGTTGCATCAGCGCCCAATCCCGTATAATGAAAAAGCCAAATCCCAGGGCGGGTGGCGAAACTGGTAG
- a CDS encoding Uma2 family endonuclease produces the protein MVDALSSSPSLISDAWVPATWEVFLASCDRPEVENAQCYYDAGWMRIETMPTGSAHGQDNSILAAVITLYGTLRDLAYTALINTSFRQPGERECQPDLAYYIGTDAARPPKNNQPVDVTVWGAPTLAIEIFSSTLSDDLGQKRLLYERLGVREYWVVNVEAAAIIAFEIVSGGSRQIQVSTVLPDLSLAIVEEALRRSQTEDHGAVNRWLLHQFQALKH, from the coding sequence ATGGTTGATGCGCTGTCATCTTCGCCAAGCCTGATCTCAGATGCCTGGGTGCCTGCGACCTGGGAAGTGTTTTTGGCAAGCTGCGATCGCCCAGAGGTTGAAAACGCCCAATGCTATTACGATGCGGGCTGGATGAGGATTGAAACGATGCCAACGGGATCGGCACACGGTCAAGACAATTCGATTCTGGCGGCAGTCATTACGCTATATGGCACCCTGCGTGACCTTGCCTATACTGCTTTAATCAACACCAGCTTCCGGCAACCGGGAGAGCGGGAGTGTCAGCCAGACTTGGCGTATTACATTGGCACAGATGCTGCCCGCCCACCCAAAAATAATCAGCCTGTGGATGTAACCGTTTGGGGTGCGCCGACCCTGGCGATTGAAATTTTCTCCAGCACGCTCAGCGATGACTTGGGGCAGAAGCGGCTGCTGTATGAGCGGCTAGGTGTACGGGAATATTGGGTGGTGAATGTGGAAGCAGCCGCAATCATCGCGTTTGAAATTGTGAGTGGTGGAAGTCGCCAGATCCAAGTTTCAACTGTGCTGCCAGATCTATCGCTGGCGATCGTGGAGGAGGCACTACGCCGCAGCCAAACGGAAGATCACGGTGCAGTGAATCGCTGGCTGTTGCATCAGTTTCAAGCCTTGAAGCACTGA